ACAACCTTTATTGGGTGTTGGAGGAGCGATGGATTTAGCTTCGGGAGCCAATACACTAATCATCACAATGAATCACAACAATAGAGATGGAAGTTCTAAAATTGTACCCACATGTACCTTGCCTTTAACGGCTTTGGGTTCTGTTGATATGGTGATTACGGAATTAGCGGTATTCAAATATATTGATGGTAAATTGACTTTAATAGAGTTAATGCCGGGGGCTACTTTAGAAGAAGTTCGTGAAAAAACAGAAGCTTCGTTTGTAGAACAATTGTCTTAATTTAATAAAATAAAAAAATGAGTACAGAAGCTTATATAATTGATGGAATCAGAACACCAATAGGAAGTTTTGGAGGAACATTATCTGCTATTAGAGCGGATGATTTAGCCGCTATTGTCATCAAAGAATTGGTAGAAAGAAATCCAACTATTCCAACTGATGCTATTGATGATGTTATTTTAGGATGTCACAATCAAGCAGGTGAAGATAATCGCAATGTAGCTCGTATGGCGTCTTTATTAGCAGGATTGCCAGTAACTGTTCCAGGAGAAACAGTAAATCGTTTATGCGCCTCCGGAATGTCAGCGATAATCAATGCATCAAGAGCCATAAAATCGGGAGATGGTGATGTTTTTATTGCTGGTGGAGTAGAGCATATGACGCATGGTCCGTTAGTGATTTCAAAATCATCAAAAGCGTATGGAACTGATGCTAAAATGGAAGATTCTAGTTTTGGATGGCGTTTTGTAAACCCAAAAATGAAAGAAATGTATGGGGTAGATCCTATGGGTATTACAGCAGAAAATTTGGTTGATTTATATAATATCAGCCGAGAGGATCAAGATTTGTTTTCTTATAATTCACAAATGAAAGCGGCTAGAGCTCAAGAAAATAAAGTTTTGGCACAAGAAATTATTCCGGTTCGTATTCCGCAACGCAAAGGGGAAGCAATTCTTTTTTCTGAAGATGAGTTTATTAGAGAAAGTACTACTGTTGCAACATTAGCTAAATTAAAACCAGCTTTTAAAGCAGACGGAACGGTAACAGCAGGAAATGCATCTGGATTAAATGATGGAGCAGCAGTTACTTTTGTTGCTTCAGGGAATGCTGTAAAAAAATACAATTTAAAACCATTGGCCCGAATAGTTAGTTCAGCCGTGGTTGGTGTTGAACCGCGCATTATGGGCATTGGTCCTGTTACTGCTACCCAAAACGCTTTGGCGAAAGCCGGATTAACATTGGCAGATATTGATATTATTGAATTGAACGAAGCTTTTGCAGCACAAGGTTTAGCTTGTATAAGAGCACTAGGACTTGAAGATGATGATCCTAGAATTAACGTAAACGGAGGAGCTATTGCATTAGGTCATCCGTTAGGAATGTCAGGAACGAGAATTGTCCATTCAGCAGCCTTATCATTAAAACGTCTTGGTAAAAAATATGCATTAGCAACTATGTGTATTGGTGTTGGACAGGGATATGCTGTAATTATAGAAAGCGTTTAAAAAAATTAAATGCTCACTATCTAAAGAATTTCCAGATGAGCAAAAAAAAGGACATCCTTAAAGCTGCTCTCCAACTGTTTACAGAAAACGGAGAACGAGCTACTTCTACAAAATCAATTGCTTCTGAAGCAGAAACATCAGAGGCATTGATTTTTCGACATTTTGGTACAAAAGAAAAATTATTGGAGGAAATTATTAAGAATGGCTACCAAGAGTCAACTAAACTAATTTCGCAGTTTTTGCATGAAGAAAACGGATTGGAATATATTTTAAAGATTGTTGAGGTTCCTAGAATTTTGGTTCATGCGCATCCTAATTTTTGGAAAATGCAACACAAAATCATAGCGTTAAATTTGCTTTCGCAAAAGCACCATGATTTTTTTATGAAACCATGTTATGATAGATTAAAGATTGCTTTCTCAGAATTGAATTATGAAAATCCAGCTTTAGAAGCTAAATTATTGCTTATTTATATTGATGGAATGTGGAAACATTTTGCTTCCCGGCAATTAGATTCAAAAACGGAAACAGCGCTAACTGCATTAGTACAGCAAAAATACAGGGCTCATAATTAAGATAAAATACTCTTTCAGTGTTGTACAAATTTTAAAAATAAAAAAACCATAAACACTTTATTATAAAGAATTTATGGCTTTTTTAGTGGAGTCGCCGAGAATCGAACTCGGGTCCAAACAAGCAACTAAAAGGCTTTCTACACGTTTATTTCCTGATTAGATTTTCGATAATGTGCTTGGCCAGAAACAGCCACACAATACTTATCTTCTTAATTTCGAAATCCACCCGAAGCTTATGGAAATCTAGGTTTATTTTTACGGTTCCCCTGTATTGACCGCCACAAACCAAGGCTTTCAAGGAGAATCCAGCTTTCCTATCTGATAGGAACGTGGCGTAATCGTACTATAATTCGGATTATGCAGCTAAAGCGTAGTTATTTTCGCCGTGTAAAAGTGTAAGATCTTATATTTACGAGCAAGGTCTTAATGCTCGACGTGCTTACTTCTCAATTCGACTTGCTGTCAAAACCAGTCGACCCCATTTTGTTTTCAATTATCAAAAACTATTCCAAAATTGAGTTTGCAAAACTAATCCTTTTTATCAGAATACTGCTATTTAAAGCATGAAAATTACAAATCAATTAGGAGTTGTTTTTCTTACTCATCATCCGTTTCGAAAGGATAATCACCAAATATTTTTGACAATTTACGTACATTATACGTTTGTTTTGTGAACTTATTGGATAAGGCAATTATAGTGACATTTTCTTTTTGTAAAGTAATATAAGCTGACGTATTGCCATGCCACCAACCATTATGAAAATAAAAATTCTGACCAGTTTTCCAATTTATCATACGAATTCCTAGTCCATAATTTTTCTTGCCTTCTCGTTCGTTACTGTATCCTTTATATACTTGAGCTAATAAAGCGGGTTCTAAAAATTCTCCTCCATTTCTAGAACGGTCAAGTTTTAATAAATCTCTAGGGGTTGAATAGATATTTTTATCTCCATAAACAGCGTCCAGATAGTCTTTGCCAATTTCTACTCGATTTGCTTTGTAGGAAGGGACAATTTTTGCTTTGTCTTTTTCATAATCAAAAACAAAAGTGTTTTTCATTCCTAAAGGTTTAAAGATGATTTGATTCATGGCTTCTTTATAAGGAAGTTTTGTAACTTTCTCAATTACTAAAGCTAACATTGCATAATTAGTATTACAATAAGCAAATCTGGTGTTTGTTTTTGATTCTAATCCAATATTTTTAGTCGC
Above is a window of Flavobacterium sp. 123 DNA encoding:
- a CDS encoding TetR/AcrR family transcriptional regulator, with the translated sequence MSKKKDILKAALQLFTENGERATSTKSIASEAETSEALIFRHFGTKEKLLEEIIKNGYQESTKLISQFLHEENGLEYILKIVEVPRILVHAHPNFWKMQHKIIALNLLSQKHHDFFMKPCYDRLKIAFSELNYENPALEAKLLLIYIDGMWKHFASRQLDSKTETALTALVQQKYRAHN
- a CDS encoding serine hydrolase, which produces MNFIKKANILQILFLTLALGSCTKEKKEVELKDTELPKHILPKMKPLTNEEPKLSAEYIRTTKEKIDSFYKKNWPGNSANGSFLVAKNGQIIYEKYVGYSNFSKKDSITSTTPLHIASVSKVVTATAVLKLINANRLKLDQKVNSILKEFPYPDVTIRMLLNHRSGMRNYAYFTDRDKNIWDRHNILTNQDILTIMATKNIGLESKTNTRFAYCNTNYAMLALVIEKVTKLPYKEAMNQIIFKPLGMKNTFVFDYEKDKAKIVPSYKANRVEIGKDYLDAVYGDKNIYSTPRDLLKLDRSRNGGEFLEPALLAQVYKGYSNEREGKKNYGLGIRMINWKTGQNFYFHNGWWHGNTSAYITLQKENVTIIALSNKFTKQTYNVRKLSKIFGDYPFETDDE
- the pcaF gene encoding 3-oxoadipyl-CoA thiolase, with protein sequence MSTEAYIIDGIRTPIGSFGGTLSAIRADDLAAIVIKELVERNPTIPTDAIDDVILGCHNQAGEDNRNVARMASLLAGLPVTVPGETVNRLCASGMSAIINASRAIKSGDGDVFIAGGVEHMTHGPLVISKSSKAYGTDAKMEDSSFGWRFVNPKMKEMYGVDPMGITAENLVDLYNISREDQDLFSYNSQMKAARAQENKVLAQEIIPVRIPQRKGEAILFSEDEFIRESTTVATLAKLKPAFKADGTVTAGNASGLNDGAAVTFVASGNAVKKYNLKPLARIVSSAVVGVEPRIMGIGPVTATQNALAKAGLTLADIDIIELNEAFAAQGLACIRALGLEDDDPRINVNGGAIALGHPLGMSGTRIVHSAALSLKRLGKKYALATMCIGVGQGYAVIIESV